The Halobacillus amylolyticus nucleotide sequence CTTCATACCTTGAGCTTCAACCGCTTTGTAAAAGCCAAGATTGCTCATGACTGTTGAGACTACAGTTGAATGATTTAATGTTCCCTTTTCATTCATATATTTAGCACAAACATACATGATCCGGTCACCGTCAACGATGCTGCCTTTTTCATCGACAGCGATTAAGCGGTCGCCATCGCCGTCAAAAGCTAGTCCTATATCTGCATTCTTATCCTTGACGAGTTGCTGCAGTGATTCTGGATGCGTTGATCCAACATTTTTGTTAATGTTCAATCCGTCTGGAGAGGAACCAATAGATGATATATCTGCTTCCAGATCCGCAAATAAGTGGGAAGCTAGTGATGATGTAGCCCCGTTCGCACAATCAAGAGCAATATGCAATCCTTCAAACTCGAAATCTACGGTTTGCTTCAGATGCTGCATGTATTTCTGACCACCTTCGAAGTAGTCATTGATCTGACCAAGGTCGGCCCCTGATGGACGAGGTAATGTATCCTCTTCCCCATCGATCAGTGCTTCGATCTCCTGTTCCTGAGCATCTGTTAATTTAAACCCGTCAGGACCGAAGAATTTAATTCCATTATCCTCAACGGGGTTATGTGAAGCGGAGATCATGATACCCGCTTCAGCTTGAAGAGCTTTTGTTAAGTAAGCTACTCCAGGAGTAGAAATGACACCCAGGCGCATGACTTCTGCACCAATTGATAGAAGTCCAGCAGCAAGTGCTCCTTCAAACATTTCACCTGAAATACGTGTATCTCGTCCGATTAATATTTTCGGTCTTTGGACGTTTTTAGTCAGTACATAGCCGCCAAAACGTCCCAGTTTAAAAGCAAACTCAGGTGTAAGCTCTTTGTTTGCAACACCACGGACTCCATCTGTTCCAAAATATTTACCCATAACAGCAACCTCTCTTTCCTAATCCCCTATTATTCGTTCTCCATTTATCTATTGCGCTTGTTGGTCTACAATTATTTCAACTTCTATTTTTTTAGGATCAACACTATTGACTCCCTCTGGCAACGGAATTTCAATTTCCGCTGTCTGATCCCCAGAAATCTCTGTCACATCGACTGGTATGTCACTTAAGGTATCTATCTGAGCAAGCACATCCTTAGGACCACTGATCACCACTTCCTCCGTCTCTGTCGTGATAGAATCAATAATAACCCCTTCAGGTGCTCCTCCTTGTGGTGTAACTGAAACCGGTACCGTCTTCTTTGGTTTGGTAAGAGGGACGGTTACCTCAACCGTTGATGGATCTAACAAGACATTCAGCTCATTCCCTTGTGCATCATAGACTTTCACGGGTGCTTCCACATCTTCAATTGTACCCTCAGCTGATCCGACATCAATAATCGTTTGGACAAGAGCAACACGGTCAATCACGCTTGCTGACCCTGTGATGGTGACCTGTTCTGGATCAACCTTGGCTTCCCCTATCACATATTCATTTTCAATCTCATTCT carries:
- a CDS encoding CdaR family protein, translated to MDNLFRNRWFIRIISLLLAVLLWVSINIDDSMDSEDQWLGEGSSEMEIMNNVPIEVRFDSEQYVVSGLPQNVVVTVEGSNSAITPVVRQQSFTVYADLTDLGPGTHEVSLQHTGITSNLTVNIDPKEVEVTIEEKDSKDVGVNVDYINENEIENEYVIGEAKVDPEQVTITGSASVIDRVALVQTIIDVGSAEGTIEDVEAPVKVYDAQGNELNVLLDPSTVEVTVPLTKPKKTVPVSVTPQGGAPEGVIIDSITTETEEVVISGPKDVLAQIDTLSDIPVDVTEISGDQTAEIEIPLPEGVNSVDPKKIEVEIIVDQQAQ
- the glmM gene encoding phosphoglucosamine mutase, with the protein product MGKYFGTDGVRGVANKELTPEFAFKLGRFGGYVLTKNVQRPKILIGRDTRISGEMFEGALAAGLLSIGAEVMRLGVISTPGVAYLTKALQAEAGIMISASHNPVEDNGIKFFGPDGFKLTDAQEQEIEALIDGEEDTLPRPSGADLGQINDYFEGGQKYMQHLKQTVDFEFEGLHIALDCANGATSSLASHLFADLEADISSIGSSPDGLNINKNVGSTHPESLQQLVKDKNADIGLAFDGDGDRLIAVDEKGSIVDGDRIMYVCAKYMNEKGTLNHSTVVSTVMSNLGFYKAVEAQGMKSDKTAVGDRYVMEEMRRGGYNLGGEQSGHIIFLDHNTTGDGMLTALQLVNVIKETGKPLSELANEMEKFPQVLKNVRVIDKQRVQTHPRIQEAIQVVEEEMGESGRVLVRPSGTEPLVRIMVEAPTEEQCEGYVQKVVQVVEQELGMKE